In a single window of the Terriglobus roseus genome:
- the treS gene encoding maltose alpha-D-glucosyltransferase codes for MSAAITRPKRKKPGSATDPLWYKDAVIYELHVKAFADGNNDGIGDFPGLLTKLDYLQELGVTCIWLLPFFPSPQRDDGYDISDYLNVNPAYGTIDDFKAFLAAAHVRGMQVLIELVINHTSDQHPWFQAARNSPKGSPERDMYVWSDTDKLYEGVRIIFTDTEKSNWTWDPVAQQYYWHRFFSHQPDLNFDNPRVMEEVLNAMRFWMDMGVDGLRLDAIPYLVERDGTSCENVPETHVKIKQIRAAIDAEYENRLVLAEANMWPDDVLPYFGDGDECQMAFHFPLMPRIYMALRQEDRLPITEIMARTPPIPDNCQWGLFLRNHDELTLEMVTDEERDYMYLAYSADPRMRINVGIRRRLAPLVDNNRRRIELLNSLLLSFPGTPILYYGDEIGMGDNIYLGDRNGVRTPMQWNSDRNAGFSRAVPARLYSPVIMDPIWGYEAINVEAQESDTSSLLHWTRNMIALRKLFQVFGRGSQEFLKPENRKVLAYVREYETERVVCVANLSRFAQPVTLDLSRFAGMVPVEMLGYVPFPKIDSSPYALTLAPYGFLWLELQPAPDVDTEAAPPEIKDTELLIPAADLAGAVTGAGAELLQETFLPKFLQSQRWFGAKSRTVKNVCITDVLPIDDIDAAVLLLRIDYTEGDSDLYSVPVAAVSGDHAEDLRAEAPLSIIAGMQMGANHAGALVDALVIPQVRDALLTMIGSGEEKITRCEGTLRGEASSAFSSLRGEGEIPSRRGSAEQSNTSLLYDGKLILKIFRRLQTGENPDAEIGRFLTEVAHFEHIAPFAGQLVYTAKDSGETTTIGLLQGLVPNDGDGWEWTLAQIEESKHGTSTGYIEAAKLLGQRTGQMHVALATSTKNPAFACDGTDAAALDRDATRLEAQIAIAINAVKNRFAALPDELLGPAATLLSKRKDMLAMADRLRRVAGAQAGIRIRIHGDYHLGQVLRTQDDFVLLDFEGEPARSLEERRAKQSPWRDVAGMIRSFSYAGAAGFGTGESDDRTDWERAASDAFLQGYREGAEGIPAAEEAVAKELLRAFLLEKALYEIVYEVNNRPDWIAIPLTGILDLLGTAGDEA; via the coding sequence TTGAGCGCAGCCATTACACGTCCGAAGCGGAAGAAGCCAGGTAGCGCCACAGACCCGTTGTGGTACAAAGACGCGGTCATCTACGAGTTGCACGTCAAGGCCTTTGCCGACGGCAACAACGATGGCATCGGCGATTTTCCCGGCCTGCTGACCAAGCTGGACTACCTGCAGGAGCTGGGTGTTACCTGCATCTGGCTGCTGCCATTCTTTCCTTCGCCTCAGCGCGATGACGGCTACGACATCAGCGACTACCTGAATGTCAATCCTGCCTACGGCACAATTGATGACTTCAAGGCATTCCTTGCGGCGGCACATGTGCGTGGCATGCAGGTGTTGATCGAACTGGTGATCAACCACACCAGCGACCAGCATCCGTGGTTCCAGGCGGCGCGAAACTCTCCTAAGGGATCACCTGAACGCGACATGTATGTGTGGAGTGACACGGACAAGTTGTACGAAGGCGTCCGGATTATCTTCACCGATACGGAGAAGTCGAACTGGACATGGGATCCAGTGGCCCAGCAGTACTACTGGCATCGCTTCTTCTCACATCAGCCGGACTTGAACTTCGACAATCCGCGCGTGATGGAAGAAGTGCTGAATGCCATGCGCTTCTGGATGGATATGGGCGTCGACGGCCTGCGTCTCGACGCGATTCCCTACCTCGTTGAGCGAGATGGCACCAGCTGCGAAAACGTTCCCGAGACCCACGTAAAGATCAAGCAGATCCGCGCCGCGATCGACGCGGAGTACGAGAACCGCCTGGTGCTGGCCGAAGCGAACATGTGGCCCGACGACGTTCTGCCCTACTTTGGCGACGGCGACGAGTGTCAGATGGCGTTCCATTTCCCGCTGATGCCGCGCATCTACATGGCGCTGCGCCAGGAAGATCGCTTGCCGATTACGGAAATCATGGCGCGCACGCCGCCCATTCCGGACAATTGCCAGTGGGGTCTTTTCCTTCGGAACCATGACGAGCTGACGCTGGAGATGGTTACGGACGAAGAGCGCGATTACATGTATCTGGCCTACTCGGCGGATCCGCGTATGCGCATCAATGTCGGCATCCGACGTAGACTCGCACCGCTTGTCGATAACAACCGCCGTCGTATTGAGTTGCTCAATTCGCTTCTGCTGTCATTCCCGGGTACGCCGATCCTCTATTACGGCGATGAGATCGGCATGGGCGACAACATCTACCTGGGCGATCGCAACGGCGTTCGCACGCCCATGCAGTGGAACAGCGATCGCAATGCCGGTTTCAGCCGAGCAGTGCCGGCGCGCCTCTACTCGCCCGTGATCATGGACCCCATCTGGGGCTATGAAGCGATCAACGTGGAAGCGCAGGAGAGCGATACCTCGTCGTTGCTGCACTGGACCCGCAACATGATCGCCCTGCGTAAGCTCTTCCAGGTTTTCGGCCGCGGATCGCAGGAGTTCCTGAAACCCGAGAACCGTAAAGTGCTCGCCTATGTGCGCGAGTACGAGACGGAACGCGTGGTCTGTGTCGCGAATCTTTCGCGCTTCGCGCAACCGGTCACACTGGACCTGTCACGCTTCGCCGGTATGGTACCGGTCGAGATGCTGGGATATGTCCCCTTCCCCAAAATCGACAGCTCACCCTACGCCCTGACACTTGCGCCCTACGGCTTCCTCTGGCTGGAACTCCAGCCGGCACCCGATGTGGATACGGAGGCCGCACCACCGGAGATCAAGGACACAGAATTGCTGATTCCTGCCGCCGACCTTGCCGGTGCCGTGACAGGTGCCGGAGCGGAGTTACTGCAGGAGACCTTCCTGCCGAAGTTCCTGCAGTCGCAACGCTGGTTCGGTGCAAAGTCGCGCACGGTGAAAAATGTCTGCATCACCGATGTGCTGCCGATCGATGACATTGATGCTGCCGTGCTCCTGCTACGCATCGACTACACCGAGGGAGACAGCGATCTCTACTCAGTCCCCGTCGCTGCAGTGAGTGGCGACCATGCTGAGGACCTCCGCGCTGAAGCTCCTCTCAGCATCATCGCCGGCATGCAGATGGGCGCGAACCACGCGGGTGCACTCGTGGATGCACTGGTCATCCCGCAGGTGCGGGACGCGTTGCTGACAATGATCGGCTCTGGCGAAGAGAAGATAACGCGCTGCGAGGGCACACTGCGCGGTGAGGCCAGTTCCGCGTTCTCATCGCTGCGTGGCGAAGGGGAGATTCCGTCACGTCGCGGCTCTGCGGAGCAGAGCAACACTTCACTGCTGTATGACGGCAAGCTGATCCTCAAGATCTTCCGTCGCCTGCAGACTGGTGAAAACCCTGACGCAGAGATCGGTCGCTTCCTGACAGAAGTTGCTCATTTCGAACACATCGCACCCTTCGCGGGACAGTTGGTGTACACCGCAAAGGATAGCGGAGAGACCACAACCATCGGCCTGCTGCAGGGCTTGGTGCCGAATGACGGCGACGGATGGGAATGGACCCTTGCACAGATTGAGGAGTCGAAGCACGGCACCTCAACCGGATACATTGAAGCAGCAAAGCTGCTTGGACAGCGCACCGGTCAGATGCATGTCGCACTGGCTACATCGACAAAGAATCCTGCCTTCGCCTGCGATGGTACTGACGCGGCGGCATTGGATCGCGATGCGACACGACTCGAAGCCCAGATTGCCATCGCAATCAATGCCGTCAAGAATCGCTTTGCGGCATTGCCAGACGAACTGCTGGGACCCGCGGCAACATTGCTCAGCAAGCGAAAAGACATGCTGGCGATGGCGGACCGCTTACGACGCGTCGCTGGTGCGCAGGCGGGCATACGGATCCGCATCCACGGGGACTACCACCTGGGCCAGGTGCTTCGGACCCAGGACGACTTTGTCCTGCTGGACTTTGAGGGTGAACCCGCACGCTCGTTGGAAGAGCGCCGGGCAAAGCAGTCGCCGTGGCGTGATGTTGCCGGTATGATCCGCTCTTTCTCTTACGCGGGTGCCGCTGGTTTCGGCACTGGAGAATCGGATGACCGCACGGACTGGGAGCGCGCCGCGTCAGACGCCTTCCTGCAGGGCTACCGCGAGGGTGCCGAAGGCATTCCCGCTGCGGAAGAGGCAGTCGCGAAAGAATTGCTGCGTGCTTTCCTGCTGGAAAAGGCGCTGTATGAGATCGTGTACGAAGTGAATAACCGTCCAGACTGGATTGCGATTCCGCTCACCGGCATCCTGGACCTGCTCGGCACGGCTGGAGACGAAGCATGA